The following nucleotide sequence is from Coffea eugenioides isolate CCC68of chromosome 3, Ceug_1.0, whole genome shotgun sequence.
ACGTGCTCCGCTGATTTTGTATTTGGTAAGAAATAAGCATGCATGGGCCGCATGGCTTTTACAAAATTTACCATCAATCTGGCTGGCTGTCTCATTTTACTTACCTCCCACGCTCAATCTGCATCTGTTGTTCTAAAAAGCCTGGTTGTCTAATGCTCGTCTCGCTTCTCACTACTGTAATTGTAGGGGGTCCAAAAACGACTCCTGCACGGTATGTGGTTCTCAAAGAGAGTTGTCATAACCCAACCACCGGGTTCTTTTTCCGACATAGACAAAAGATGTACGCTTAATGAGTAAAGGCTCACATGATTCTACTATACAAAAGAGTTAATCACACGCTCCTCATCTTGAAGTATGCCTAAAGCATAATATCACTAATCAAGGATTCTGTTGTCCTTGGTTTTCTTGGACTTGATCTCTTTTCGTTTTAGCAGTTGGTGGATGGGAATGCGCACAGTCATTCCCTCCCGCTGCTTCCTCGTGGCCTTGATGATAGCAAGTTTGACAATAGTTGATTTCCTGAGCTTCGATCATTTAGTGCCCATGCTACCTCCACCTGATTTTGTCTACTTATTGCAATGATCCCCATTCCGACTCGTGTGTTTCTTTCTGCACTTGGATAGCTAGCTATTTGAAGTTGAATACCTCCATTCTCATCTGGCTACTGCTGCTGGATGCTGTGTTGTGCCACAAGGCATTCAAGTTtgtgtttttgtttgtgtattgCAATCGAACTTAAAAGCAGCCTATTCTTCTGTTACCATTTTAATCTCTTTTGAATAAACAACATCCGATTCTATTACCATTGTTAATACAGAGGCACAGCGGATCAAGGGCAGGTGACGGACAACTGTTCGTAGCTGTGATAATAACTCAAATGACTTTCATCCTACAAGTTTATAATCATTCGAAAGTGTTCGAAAGCTATTAACACCATTCTGGACCATGCCTCCTCCCCCTTTCATAACTGGTAAGCAGTGAATCCACATGGTGCTTGATATTGACATTATCGTATTTCTTAAAtctgaaaaaagaaaggaacgaCAAAAGCATGTTTTGTCTTGAGCGCCATGGAAGCGACGAAACGTCAATTACAACCCTCAATTGGAAATCTCAATCAAACGCTCCAATCTCTTCCCTCAGGCAACCTCTACCCGCCACCCCAAGCCACTTGCCCACACCACCATCTCAATTTCTGGCAGCCTATCGCACCGTTCTAATTAGCCCACTCATCTAACTGACAACTGCCCTAATCCATCACTCTAAGCTGCTCCCAACATCCAAATTACCCTTTCCATGTACTGTGGGATTCCAAAATCTTCGGGATTGGCTGTTGTCCGAGCCAATCTATTCATTCAGACAGCCAAATGTTTTTGGAGCTAATATTTCAATTTTCCAGCAAGTAAAGATTATAATGTACAAGTTCATACAAAACTATTTCCTCCCCAAGAAAAAAAGGGGGGAACTTCGGCAAACTACATATTACACGGATGTGAAACTGAAAAATTAGCTTTAACCCATCCTCTCTCGAGTGCACCTACACCTACCGTATCTTGCAAGATTAGGGGACACCCGTGCAGGGCAATTTTATTGCCCTATAAGTGCTACATAATTAAAAAGcataaaaagtcaaaattatgtgcttccaaaaataataaaaacaaggGAAAACTATAGCTAACAAATGTTTACAAAAGAACCAATAAGTCAAATaaaatgtaaaggaaaaaaCACTAGGAAAGAAGGATGATTTCTTAACACCTAAATAATGGCACTGTACAATATCCTCTCTTGAGTGTTGATGGAATGGTTTTCGCCGGTTCCTGTCTGTTAGTCGAACGCCCAAAGCCAATAGACCATTGGCGCCAATTCCACCAATCATGTAGGCAGTGAGCACAAAAGGAAGCAAAAAGATGTATTTCAAGATCCATTTACAGCCATCTCTGGTGATGCCTTCGGTATCAATGGACCATCATCTCCATGTTGTCCGTTATCCGGAGAACCACACAAGCCATCTGTAAAGCACCTAGGAGAAACTTCTTCTTGGTCAGCAAGATTGTCCACATCTGAGCTCTTCCCCTGGTCAGAAGAGCCTTTATGCCCCCCCTTTTCTTCATGATTTGTTTCAACTGGATTCTTGCCTCCATCTGTTCGGAGAATATCAGGAGCAGTGCTGATTGTTTTCTTACCGGGTAATACAGCCTGACTTAGGGTCGAGCACAAGGCAGCAAATACACCTTCATTTGGCTTTGAGCTTTTATGTGATCGCTGCAGCTTTTTAGGTTCAGGCTCATCCTTGGTAGCCAATTTGCGTTTCAACCGGAATGATTCtacttcatcatcttcaccagAATTATCTGCCCGTTTTCTTGATGGTGGTTTGTaatcttcatcatcttcatcatcatcatagtCAACTAGCCCACCAGATCTTCAACATGacgaaaagaataaaataaaatccagACTGTGGCATGTTAATAAGGAGACTTGACATCAAATAGAGGTTAATACCTCGTAGAAGGATAGGTTGTAGCAGAACCATTAGGCAAATTGGGTTGGGATTGTGCTCTCTTTCTACTTGGCATAGATGCTGATGCTGAATCTTCTTCATCACTATTTAAAACCAAATAGGAAGGATAATGTATTAACCAAATTCAATGAACACTCAccaaaatttcaagttttgcaTCAACAAAAAGCACACACCTGTCGTCATTGAAATAATCTTCCTCTTCCTTCTCAAGAGCACGATCGTCAATTCGTTTTCTGGGGTCTAACACATTAGTGTTACTTCTCAATCCAGCACTTTCAAGCGCCTGAAATAGTCCATTGCAAACTAAACACAGTGACCCAAAGGCAAGATACAAAAACCAAGATGGGTGCAAGTAGTACCTGTTCATATTTAACCTTCAGCGAACGTATTGATGGCAAATTATCAAATTGGGCTAACTGTTCCCAGAAAGAATCAACTAAGTACTTCAACAATGTCTTCAGGTTCTCCTGCAAAGAACACACATTACAATAAGATAAGCATTTGTCCTGCTACATCTATATGCTCTATGAAATAGACCCCAGTACCCTGTTTAGAAACTAGATGTTCCATGTAAGAATACCTGAAAAAGAGTTTCCACCTACAATTACTATTTTCTACCTCTCTAGACTCATGCACAGAAAAGACCAGTTCTACTCAGCAGGAGAATTCATGCTTAGCCAAACTCACCATTTCCATCCCAGTAACTTTCCTTTCCTGACCAAAGAACATGAAAAAACttaaaagcaagaaaatgagTACCTTTCTGATATACTCAAAAAGTTCCAGAACGGCAGAATTGAGCAGATTATAACGACTGCCATTACTAACAAAAGCATCAACAATTGGTTTCAACAGGTTATTCTTCACAATATGAGACAACAGATTTTCGTCCtgcaaaatgccaaaaggtatCACATAGCCGGTGAAAGTACAGCAGAACTGCTATATGTTCCAGTAAAATTTCTAAAACAGAATTGAGTTTATTAAGGAGTAAAACCCCTAGCAACCAATAGAAAATTCAactatttttgcattaaattttgCTATTGCAGATAAAACAAACTTACATTGCGTGAAATAAGAGTTCTAATAAATCTAACAGCAGCTACTACGAGGTACTTTTCTCTTCGGTGTGTCAGAAGCAAAACTTTATCAATCACACTATTGAGAAGAAAGTTACACCTGCAAGATAACATTGTTACGACACTTATCTGAGTCTCAATAGGATGATTTTATGTATGGGGAAAAGGTTACAAGAATTTACTTTATTCTATACGGGTGGTGCAAAACGCAAAAGCATAGCAGATCACAAATGTTTAATAATATTTCTGGCTTGACACTAATTTGATTTCCACTTTCTTCATCTGATCTCCCAGATTTACTGACAGCTTGAGCAGCGCTATTAGGTGGGCATGAGGATGTTATGACATCAATCAAATGACCCAAGTGCTTCTCATAGAAGATGTCGATGATAGACTCTCTCTGCAACATCATAAAAAATGCTCAAACAGGATAAACAATTCAAAGACAACACAATCAAACCACGGCCACTTCTACTTCCCCCGGTTTAGCAGTGATCACAAAAATCACAGTATGTGAAAAGGAAATATGTAATTtcctaaaacaaaaaaaaaaactggctAAGCATATAATCTTCTAGGCATTGACATCTGAAACAACAATCATCATGAACCAAATTGCAGCACCTATATTTGTTTAGCACCGCAATCCATATGCCTTATAAAATGTGTGTATGTGGGTggggtggtttttttttttggggaaggGGGGGtggtgaaaaaagaaaacatctATTACATCTTAAAATAGCAGAGGTCTCCAtgatgtttattttcaatttttatccatCACATGGTTTTTCATTCCATTAGCAACTTTGTCAACCAAGCCAATGAAATATGTCAGTTTCTAACCATATTTCCCCAAGAGATGGATTATAATTTAAATGAACACTGTATCAATGAAGACATAATtctgcttaaaaaaaaaaaagaggaatcaATTTACCAGAACAAAAAATAGATTGCAAAAGGTACAAGAAACACACCTGTGATCCTGATGTATACGAATCCAAAAGATTACgaagaatttcaagaaattgACAATGCATGTCATCTCCAAAATCTGTAAGCATACCATTCACCTAGAAACaaccaaaaacaaaattcaaattttgatttcGTAGAAAGCTCCCAAGTTAGCACAATATGTTAAAACACTAGTATACCTCTGTCAGCCTTTTCTATTTAAAAAAANNNNNNNNNNNNNNNNNNNNNNNNNNNNNNNNNNNNNNNNNNNNNNNNNNNNNNNNNNNNNNNNNNNNNNNNNNNNNNNNNNNNNNNNNNNNNNNNNNNNNNNNNNNNNNNNNNNNNNNNNNNNNNNNNNNNNNNNNNNNNNNNNNNNNNNNNNNNNNNNNNNNNNNNNNNNNNNNNNNNNNNNNNNNNNNNNNNNNNNNNNNNNNNNNNNNNNNNNNNNNNNNNNNNNNNNNNNNNNNNNNNNNNNNNNNNNNNNNNNNNNNNNNNNNNNNNNNNNNNNNNNNNNNNNNNNNNNNNNNNNNNNNNNNNNNNNNNNNNNNNNNNNNNNNNNNNNNNNNNNNNNNNNNNNNNNNNNNNNNNNNNNNNNNNNNNNNNNNNNNNNNNNNNNNNNNNNNNNNNNNNNNNNNNNNNNNNNNNNNNNNNNNNNNNNNNNNNNNNNNNNNNNNNNNNNNNNNNNNNNNNNNNNNNNNNNNNNNNNNNNNNNNNNNNNNNNNNNNNNNNNNNNNNNNNNNNNNNNNNNNNNNNNNNNNNNNNNNNNNNNNNNNNNNNNNNNNNNNNNNNNNNNNNNNNNNNNNNNNNNNNNNNNNNNNNNNNNNNNNNNNNNNNNNNNNNNNNNNNNNNNNNNNNNNNNNNNNNNNNNNNNNNNNNNNNNNNNNNNNNNNNNNNNNNNNNNNNNNNNNNNNNNNNNNNNNNNNNNNNNNNNNNNNNNNNNNNNNNNNNNNNNNNNNNNNNNNNNNNNNNNNNNNNNNNNNNNNNNNNNNNNNNNNNNNNNNNNNNNNNNNNNNNNNNNNNNNNNNNNNNNNNNNNNNNNNNNNNNNNNNNNNNNNNNNNNNNNNNNNNNNNNNNNNNNNNNNNNNNNNNNNNNNNNNNNNNNNNNNNNNNNNNNNNNNNNNNNNNNNNNNNNNNNNNNNNNNNNNNNNNNNNNNNNNNNNNNNNNNNNNNNNNNNNNNNNNNNNNNNNNNNNNNNNNNNNNNNNNNNNNNNNNNNNNNNNNNNNNNNNNNNNNNNNNNNNNNNNNNNNNNNNNNNNNNNNNNNNNNNNNNNNNNNNNNNNNNNNNNNNNNNNNNNNNNNNNNNNNNNNNNNNNNNNNNNNNNNNNNNNNNNNNNNNNNNNNNNNNNNNNNNNNNNNNNNNNNNNNNNNNNNNNNNNNNNNNNNNNNNNNNNNNNNNNNNNNNNNNNNNNNNNNNNNNNNNNNNNNNNNNNNNNNNNNNNNNNNNNNNNNNNNNNNNNNNNNNNNNNNNNNNNNNNNNNNNNNNNNNNNNNNNNNNNNNNNNNNNNNNNNNNNNNNNNNNNNNNNNNNNNNNNNNNNNNNNNNNNNNNNNNNNNNNNNNNNNNNNNNNNNNNNNNNNNNNNNNNNNNNNNNNNNNNNNNNNNNNNNNNNNNNNNNNNNNNNNNNNNNNNNNNNNNNNNNNNNNNNNNNNNNNNNNNNNNNNNNNNNNNNNNNNNNNNNNNNNN
It contains:
- the LOC113764906 gene encoding serine/threonine-protein phosphatase 4 regulatory subunit 3-like, translated to MVTSASSSLCNSNSLIHSPKPWHPNSFPLSRSLSLPLFILKTGPKKKNSVENARRLRVSALTEGSSKNDGEDDDPSVPSWAKPGSDEPPPWARDEAQQDSSSFEVPYFVYLLASAVTAIAAIGSVFEYANQRPAFGVLNSDNVFYAPLLGFFAFTGIPSSVNGMLTDFGDDMHCQFLEILRNLLDSYTSGSQRESIIDIFYEKHLGHLIDVITSSCPPNSAAQAVSKSGRSDEESGNQISVKPEILLNICDLLCFCVLHHPYRIKCNFLLNSVIDKVLLLTHRREKYLVVAAVRFIRTLISRNDENLLSHIVKNNLLKPIVDAFVSNGSRYNLLNSAVLELFEYIRKENLKTLLKYLVDSFWEQLAQFDNLPSIRSLKVKYEQALESAGLRSNTNVLDPRKRIDDRALEKEEEDYFNDDSDEEDSASASMPSRKRAQSQPNLPNGSATTYPSTRSGGLVDYDDDEDDEDYKPPSRKRADNSGEDDEVESFRLKRKLATKDEPEPKKLQRSHKSSKPNEGVFAALCSTLSQAVLPGKKTISTAPDILRTDGGKNPVETNHEEKGGHKGSSDQGKSSDVDNLADQEEVSPRCFTDGLCGSPDNGQHGDDGPLIPKASPEMAVNGS